The Oncorhynchus mykiss isolate Arlee chromosome 10, USDA_OmykA_1.1, whole genome shotgun sequence nucleotide sequence TCTGCTGCCGAAGCAATGTGTATGTGTTGTGGCTTTACATCCTCTGCCGCAGCTAGACAGCCTGCTGTTAGGGTGAGACatgtatcttgtcagtatatctATCATCTTTGATAGAAGGGAAAAGTTGACATGTAAACAGCAGAAATGGTGCCACCTGTTAACATGAAGTTGTTTGACTTGAGTTATTGTAGAAATAAGGGCAAAATATAAGCGATGTATTTTTAGAAAGGATTTGGAAAACACTTTACCATAAAGATATCCAGACTTGATCGTTGTTAAGATTTGAAGAAAGCAGACAAACTACTATCTTCAAAATGTATCAATTTTTATTCATGTAAATAAGTACTGtacacaacaaaaaaacagacacAAACATTTTTAATACTTCAAATGTAAACATATAATATTCAAACACAAGAAAATAACTACCATGGTACTGTCGGACACTTTCTcctcaattgttttttttcttctttttctttTTGTCATGGAACAAACCAAATGCATTGTAGTTTCAGGGGTCTTCTGAAATCTGGGGCTATTCCAGTGTAAATCCTGTACTGTGTAGATTAGATTACATAGAAAACTTCTATAAAGTGCTAGAAGGTGTCCACGTCACATCTTTGTGTCATCAGCTATTCTGTCCGCATGAACGTAGTATTATTATTAATCGTAACGTAACCAAAACAGTGGCACTTTATTGGTCTGGTCCCTCTCAATTCGACTGTTGCCTTTTATCGTGTTTGTTTGGCCCTAAGTTTGTATGTTAATATGGCAGGCGGCTGGTGTAACTATGGCAGAAGTGTTGTGTGTCAGTAAATACAACACCGGGAGTTACAGAAGAGGGAGGTGTACATTTGGGGTTATGGTCAGGAATAATAATGCACAAGAAGGACCGTGGCAACGGCAACAGAAAGTACAATGATGATTGGATCGTTTGTGAGCAACACGTGAGACCCAGCCTCCATGTGTAGCCACGTGCTCGGCGAAAAACTCCAAAGATGGTGGCTGAACTACAGGAAGTCAGCTGTTCAAGGAAAAAGACAAGTAAAAGTGTACAAATAAGTCGCCCGCCACCCTGACTCAACCTCAACATAACGTTGACTCAACGTTTTGGCACTGGTGACAGTGTTTACTGaacaacacatatatatatatatatatattctatattgaAGATCTATCTCATCAACGTCTGTTCTCCTGTCACTTCACAATACATATATAAATGAACATGAAGAAAAAAATGAATACGCAGTCCCATTTCTCCCGTGGTCATGTTAGTAATACCACTTTTAAACACAGAATCTTGAAGCCTGCTGGGGGGAAAAACCCAGTAGGTTGTCGGCTATTAGAAAGCATGAAATGTAGTTCCATCCTCACACTTCAGAAAACCTGTCACAAATGTCAGACGGATGATTGTTAGCTCATAAACAACCTTTGTCATTATTAGACTGCACATTCACATACAGAGGTACAGAAATTGACGCCTCACTGCCATAGGACAGTACATTTAAAGCAGTAATCTGACAATAAGGTCTCTCTGACATCCCTTCGGGGTTCTAAAGAAGCTCCGGCCTTTTTGCTTCGTCATTCCAGAACATTCCATGGCCTCTCTTTTGGAGTGTTAACATTATCTCCACCATGATTGCAGGCACTGTGCTGGGCGTCATGACAACAACGACAAAACagtcatctttaaaaaaaaaattaaaaaatacaacAAACACCATTAGGTTTCATTTTTTCAGATGCAAAACTAAATTGatcaatatactgtattcaaaatgtattttatttgggATTGGACTGTCGTTGAAATTGATTCTTGTTCTTCCAGTTCATAAAAAAAAAGTACTTTTCGTGGTAACAAAGCGAGGGAGAGAAAATAGACGTTGAATCAAAGTGACTGTCGGTTGGCAGTGAGCGAGTTGATTGGAACTTCTTTTTACATTGTCGAGCGTGTCAAAGGTCCTGGTCGAGTGAGCACACAGAAACTGAGAACCCTTCATGCTCTGCCTGGGGTACAACTTTAAAGTATATTCAAGTCTTTTCAATCTAGCTAGCGAGGGGCACAAGGCTGTTCCTCGGAGAACACTTCATGAGGATTGTATCATCTTTATTGATTTGCATTGATTTGCATTGCGTTTCAGTGTTGAACTTCTGCCGCTCGTTCTCGTGTCGCCCTACAAAGAACGCTAACGCTGGGCAGCCCACTGAGAAAGAATTAAAAGACCGCTACAATAAAGTAGAAAACCCTCCTCTCCAGAATGACCCGTCTACAGGGGCCTCAGCAGTTCATCTGGGAGAGGGATAGGAACAGACACAGGTttagtccaaaatggcaccctataccctacatagcGCACTTTTTTGACCAGGCTCTGGTCGAAGGTAGCGCACTACGCAGGGAATAGAGTTCCACTTCAGCCTTGGATTCACACACAGCTCTCCCTGGCCTTCTCGTCGGTGAGGAAAGACTTGAGCTGAGTAATGTCCACTGCCACCGCCTCTCGCTTGTGCACAGAAATGTCTTTTAAGTGGTCCTCGTCACTTTGGTCCTTGGCGAAATTGACAAACACCTGAAGACAAGAGAACACACACGGACCAGATGAATCAATGTGCTATGCAAGCAATGGTTGTTTCATTTGTATTTTggtttaaatgtttatttttattgttcTATTTTGTCTTGGCAATGAAACACTCATTTCATCTAAACCTATGCAAGACCCCCTCAAAAAACAACTTTATTTCAATAAAAAATGATGTATAATAAAATAGTAATTGCTACGATAATCAAAATGGTCTACGACAACGTCTTCAACCAGCCTCAGTGCTTACTTGGTCTAGTGTTGTCTGGGAAACGGAGTAGTCCTCAATGTGCAGCCACTCCTTGTTCTTGGCCAGGATGCTGAAGATGCGTGCCAGGGAGGTTTTGGAGGAGGACAGCTGATACTGCAGCATGTTCCTGTGCTTCTCCTTCAGAGTGCTGCCTGGAAGCTCCTTCTCAATAAATTCCATCACCGGCCTCAGGTCCGGGTCTGGTCCTGCCACCCGGAGGATGATGGTGTAGCCATCCCCAAATCTGAATGAGGAAACGCATAGGGATGATTAGCGTTAGCTCAATGTTGATCCAAAATGGCCACAGTGCTTCTTCACCAATGTAGTGATTCACTACTGAacatcccatctctccctctctctgttcttacCTGTTCTTTAAGTGCTGTACGCTGCCCAGGCAGCGGAACCTCCCATTGACCATGATGGCCATCCGCGTACACAGGGCCTCACATTCCTCCATACTGTGCGAGGTGAGAACCACCGATCGCCCCTCCTTGACGATACTGAGAATGCAGTTCCACAGAGCCCGTCTGGCCTTGGGGTCCATACCAGTGGTGGGCTCGTCCTGTCAGTCACAAAGAATAACAACACCACAGCCTGGTCAGACTAGGCCCAGGAACAAGTTGGTGTAGGAAACAACATCCTCTAGCGCCTGGTCTATTGTTGACATCCTCAATGGAGAGATTGGTTTCTAGGTTCTAGGTTGGGCTGGGAGTTTTTCCAACTGACCATGACgtgatcaggaaaaactctgggccctagatCTGTAATAGGTATTGAACTTGAACTTAAAAGGTTGGTCCAGTTCACACACATTGCTATACTGTAACGTACCATGACTGAATAACATTATAACCACGTTTGGGTATATGAACAAATGATTAGTTAGTTAAAAGGCTCATAAAGTAGGCCTACTCACCAGGAAGACCACCGGGGGACCACCGATCAGTGCCATGGCCGTGGAGAGTTTCCTCATGTTCCCTCCACTGTAGCTCCCTGCTGCCTTGTCCACATACTTGATCAGGCCTAGTTTACGGATGCCCCACTCTGCCACCTggaccagggagggagagagagagagagagagcgagagaggtgccAAAGACATGATTAGATAAACAAGATCACATACTATAGCccaccagggctggggtcaatccCATCTTACTTCAGTCAATTCAGGAGGTAAACCGAAACAACCTGTCCTTAAAACAACAACCCGTCCTTAAAACAACAACCCGTCCTTAAAACAACAACCCGTCCTTAAAACAACAACCCGTCccataaaacaaaaacatgtccTTAAAATGGACCAACAAAAAGGTCTCCAAATAAAGAGCATAACATAAGTTACCTGTCCTTTGACAGGGCACAAAATGTCACGGTTGTAAGAatgttatttttttgtcaagAGGATAACACACTCACCTCACACACTTCCTTCTCTGGAACCCCCCTCAGGATGGCGTAGAACTCAAGGTGCTCCCTGCCAGTCAGCAGGTCATTGATAGCATCAAACTGAGGGCAGTAGCCCATGTTCTGGTGCACCTCGTTTATCTCCGTCAACACACTGACAGGCCACACAGAGAACGCACACTGTCACTCACAACAGCACACACCTCCAAACTATTTAAGACTCCGTTCACAGTACGTATTTCAAGACGTTGTAAGGCTATTTCAAGACTATTGTGATGTACAACGGTCAGGGAAGCTTCCGTGTGAACAAGGTCTTAGAGGCTATAATCAATCATGCATTTAACCATTAAGATATACTGTAAAATACGGCACCTGTGTACTGTATAAATCCCATGACAATTTGTTCAGCTTGTTTAATTATCTTTACTAtcgttctcacctctttcccGCCAGGTAAGCTTCTCCACTCGTGACTATTGAGTCTCCAGTCAGCATCTTGAAGGTGCTCGTCTTTCCTGCTCCGTTGACTCCAAGCAGACCaaaacactagagagagagagagaggagagagaagagtttcACTGGACTGAACCACCAACAGGATATGGAAAGGGGAGAATCTATGGGCAGGGCCAGCAACTTTTCCTGACCATCTGACCTGACCAGTAAAGCTAGTCTATTGAAGACCAATGATCAGGTGAGGTCATGTGACCAGGAAAACTAGTCTAGTGGAGTCTAATGGTCATGTGACCAGGAAAACTGATCTAATGGAGACTAATAAGCAGGTCAGGTCATGTGGCCAGGGAAAACTCCCGTCCCTATCTATGCTGTACAGTGGTAGCAGAGCCAGCTCACCTCTCCTGGTGGAATTCCCACACAAAGACGATCCACTGCTGGTTTCTGTTTTCTATTGTACACCTTGGTCAGCTGCTTGAGTTCCAGAATGTCAGATTGTCCCCCTCCTCCCAGAATCCTTTGCCTCTCTCTGGCCACGTCTTCATCCTCCTCACCGATAGGTTTCTGGTCGGTGCGCAAAGATCTGAGACAACCAATCAGATCAGGGAGGATATTTACAGCAGATCATTATGAATACAAAATGTTTTACTGACTTGACAATTTTGATTTGTATTATTTTTCAAATAGAAAGTGGATAAAGGACACAACAAAAGAGTCCGATTAATCTGCCCTATGAAATGCAAGGCCACGCCTACCTGGCCTTGATACAGAAGCGGTATTGGATGAGCACGGTGATAGTGAAGAAGACCACGCCCTGCACAGCCATGGCGAACAGATTCTTGCCCACCATGTCCCACGCCAGAGGGGAACGGAACCGGTTCTCACCTTGAACCAATGGAAGGAACAGATGATTGTCAAGAAACAGAAGCACAGCATTGACaaattaacaataataataataaaaaaaacattaaatcaCACACTTGTTTCATTGACATTACATTTTTGTCCTAACGTAATTAACGACCTATGACCTACTTACCAAACCTCTCCAGAGCGTCGGCCATGGCCTGGTTCTTCACCATGTCGATGAGGCCTCGGCCCAGACAGAAGTGAGGGAAGATCAGGAACACGTTCTTCAGGATGTCGTTGATCCCTCCGATCTCCTGTTGTCACATAGTAGAACAACACccaatcagtcaatcagtcaaacTGTCACATTCATTTCTAAAGTCCCCATTTAATTCAATTCACTTTAAATGTTGTAATAAATTACGTGCTGAACAGTATGTCACACGGATAAAAAGCATTTCCACAGGGATCTTTGATTTCTGCAGTATGGGTCCACCTAATGACTTTCACAAGTTCTATGAAGTCTCATTAAGCCCTATTAAGTCCCTATGAAGTCTTAAGCCATATGAAGCCTTGTTGTACGCACGTTGCTGCCGAAGAGCTCGAGGACGAAGGTGGAGACGCTGCCGTTGATGCCGATGAGGATGTTGACGGAGGTGAGCACCACGTAGGCCGTGCTGGGGATCTTAAAGAAGAAGGACGCCGGGTACATCAGGGGCGTGATGGACCACCTAGGGACAGACATCAAAAAGGAAGTGAGAACAGGTACGCTGTGACTCCCAATCGTATATTGACGCAGCCTTGCATCGCTAGGACATATGGTGAGTGACGTGGTTTGTCTGCGACATATCTGAGTGTGCGACATATGTGCCTGCACgttttctgcgtgtgtgtgtgtgtggtgtgtgtttctgcgtgtgtgtgtggtgtgtgtttctgcgtgtgtgtgcttctgcttgtgtgtgtgtgtgtggtgtgtgtttctgcgtgtgtgtgtggtgtgtgtttctgcgtgtggCGTGTGTTTCTGCatctgtgtgcctctgtgtgtgtgtgtttgtgtgtggtgtgtgtttttgcatgtggtgtgtgtttctgcgtgtgtttgtgtgtggtgtgtgtttctgcgtgtggtgtgtgtttctgcatctgtgtacctctgtgtgtgtgtgtgtgtgtgtgtatgtgtgtgtccctcacccatagagcagcagcagcagagccaGTACAGGCAGGTTGGTGGAGGAGACGTAGGCGTCTTGTTGGAAGCAGATGAAGATGATAATGACCAGAGTAGCAGGGACGATGTAGTTACACTGGAACATATACAGGAAGAGGGCAGGACATTCAGGACTTTCTCATACAGTCACGCACCCTTTCAGGGCAAAGGAACATGCTGCGTACAGTCCAGATACAGAGCTTTTCCAATGAGTTGACTTCAAACAACGGAGAAGATGTGTTTGTGACATTTCCATGGTGTCTCAAGTCATTTGTATTAAGTCTAATATACAGTTATTGAAAGTGTACAGTCTTCACGTTGTGCTGATGTCAAATGACATCTAAATGGGGTGTACGTTCACTAGTCACTGTAAACTAATGTACATGGTAGACTGTACATCCACACTGACCTCTCTACAATCTTAGAACATACAATTCTCTGGCTGTCGCCGCAGGAgaagcctttttggttccaggtagaaccctttttggttctaggccagtggaggctgctgagaggaggacggctcataataatgtctggaagggagtcaatggaatggcatcaaccacatggaaacacAATTTTgggtgtatttgataccattccattgactccattccagccattattatgagccgtcctccgcTCAGCGTCCTCCACTGTTCTAGGTAGaaacattttgggttccatgtagaaccctctgtggaaagggttctacatggaaccccaaaaaggttctacgtggaaccaaaaagggttctttaaaTGGTtttcttatggggacagccgaagaacccttaaAGGTTCTAgatataacctttttttttttttcctaagagtgcAGGATGAGATGAGAAGCCTTACCATGTCCCAGATGAAGTTTGACAGCCAATAGAGGAAGGGCTGCACCCCACTGATGAACTGCATGTGTTTGGCCTTGTTGACTCTCTCCTGAATGAGGAAGACTACGAAGCTGGCCGGGACGAAAGACATGGCGAAGATCACGCAGATGGACACCAGCACGTCCACAGAGGTGGTCATCCTGGAGGGAGCACGCAGAGGGAAAAGATGCTTCTGAGTcatacatagaacaggttataaAGCAGTATGCCTGGATGCTTTAAGTAAAGTGCTGCCATGCTTttttaatgaaaaataaaataattcattAGTAATTAGGTAGGTACTTATATTTGTTCTATTTCACACACAGTGTGTATTATATGCATGTGTgatttggaaatgtgttttttgcgtATCCCAACTCTCTCTGATTCACCACTCCATTGAGCAATTAGGatcaagtgccttgctcaagggcccaccaacagatttttcaccttgtcggctctgcGATTCGAACTAGCGACCTTTCAATTACTATAAGGAGGTGCAAGGTCATACTGTAGATTTCTAGCAATCCATGTTATTGATAGATGAGAAATGTATTTCATGGAAGAATTTGAGTTGTCGGCTAGGTACTTACAGTGCGACCTGGGACAGTTGCTCCTTGGTGAGGTTGAGTGGGTGGTTGAAGGCACGGATGCCGTACTTGCTGGAGTCCTGGCCGGCGGGCAGGCTGGCGCGCAGGATTCCGTTGTTCATCACGTTCAGGAAAGACCCGATGCTGTGCCACCCCTTGTTGTTGAACCAGATCTGGATGGGGTCAGAGGTTACAGGACAGAGGTTAGGAGGGAGGAGCTATTAAAACAAGAGGAAGGAAGAAGTGTTTTTGTGAGGTCTTAAAAATGGCGGAAGCGATAAATGCGAAAActgactaagcacacacccaaaGGCCTCATCTTCCGGTTCTTGGTAGAATAACGGAAGTGATGATGAGTGACTTTAGGTTCTAGAACAAAAGGTCTTTGGTCTGGATATAATCAACATCGTTCAAGTTCCCTGAAAAACAGTGTGAGCGTTTCCTCTTCGTTCCTCAAGTCTCATTTCCTGGTCATGGCATTTCCGTCGGTCTGAACCTGCTTATTAAAGGTCAAAGTGCAGCCGTAGCAATTTTAAAAGCTTTTCAGCTGTGTAAGCATAGAAATCTACTGTGTTGGGTCTCAAACAATGTTCCCACAGTACAAGCAGGCACGAAGTTCAACATGTGATTAAATGAATCACTGTGCAATCTAAATTGTGCAACAAAAGACCTGCAGTTGAACCCTACATTTATACGAGTGTGGAAAATTTGCACCAAAGCACAAAACTAACCTTGACGTTGTTCTTAGTGTCCAGTCCCTGGATAAAACTGGATAAGCTGGCAAGGAAACGGTCAGCAGCAGTGCCCTATACAGAGAAAGACCGCAAGAACCAGTTAAGTACgcaacctaaccctaacaacatTAAATGCCAACATTTAAACAAATAGCAAGTATTGGTAATCATAGAAAATGAATTGTTAGAAGGGACAAAGCCCCCTCAGACCCTGATAATTTGAGTGGCACAGTCATGAGTACACTCAATATGGCCGCCGATTACACGCAAAACAGAACCTGGACTTGAACGTCCATTCTagccattctatttctatgttgataatactgtacagtacattacagtggcATTGTTCCAGGGTAAGTATAGGGGATATTTAGTATGTAATGGTAAGGCTTACTCTTTCCAGGTGGAAGCGTCGTCTGATCTCAGAGATGGCCTGATCAATATCATCACCTGGTGGGAGGAGCTGACTGTTCCTAGCGCCCAATGAGAATCCACCATATCtgcataaaaaaaacacaattgcatATGATTGAATAACGTGGTACAGAATGTTCTCAGACCACTACTGATGCCTATGGCGCATTCTAAAGACCTGCAGTGTATTTAGCATTGAGAGATTGACGCCTGCCAGTTTGTTTACCTGAATTCATTGACCGAGATTTTGTTCTTCAAACTGTGAAAAgacaccatgtacagtattaccTCCTTTTTCGTTGAAATCAAATGGAGCATTAACATAAACATCTACATTTGTAATGAAATAATACGATCAATTATACCTTTTCCCGATAATCTGAGCATAGGTTTTGACCAGGTAATCTGAGATATTTCTGCCAGTCAGATTTTGCAGGGTACCTTGGTCACTGATTTTCAcctgaagagaaagaaagaacaagATTAAACTTTTGTGGATACTACATTATCTgcatttctctctgtgtgtgtgtgtgtgtgtgtgtgtgtgtgtgtgtgtgtgtgtgtgtgtgttttcttatgtgtgtgtacctgtggaggAGGAAGACCACCAGCTCCCGCTGGGCATTCAGGTAGCATCTTCTTGCGTCCTTCACAGCTGCACTCACAGAGTGGAGAGGGGTTTTCCATACTCCAGTTGCCATTCATAAAGATGTCCCTCACACTCTCCGGTACCTCAGGAATGGCCCACTCATCATCCAACGTGTTGCAAGGAGCATGACtgttgagagaggtagagagagagagaggtagagagagaggtagagagagagagaggtagagagagagagagagagagcgaggtagagagagagagagagagagagagagagagagagaagggtgcgggggagagcaagagagaaagagttaTAATCACTCTCCAAAGCGACAAGTATTTAACTATCAACTCTTTTACAACCAGTGAATATCGATACTGTAGTTTAGCCTCACTGTACTTGGTTAGTAGGGGGGGGTCAGACTTACGGTGAGTTACAGAGTGAACCAAAGCCATCATAGTTTGTCAGGGCACCCAGCAGCTTGTTAGTGTCTGCATCCTCAGGGGCGTCGTTGCTGCAACGAGATAATATTGTACCATCGTCACGGAAACAGACACAGCACTACTTCTTACAACCCAATGGGTGACCTTCATTGTATACGTTTACATAACATAATTTCTCTACGTAAGAAACACTATTCTTTGATTTTTGATCTTTGATTTCCAGGCTTTCTAACCTCGGTTGAAATAACTGAGTGAATGCGAGAAGTATCTACATATTCAAAGATATAtgaaaacaaaataaacattctgTTGGCACTAACATCGCTCCATAAAGTTAGCGTTGGTCGTACCTGATGAAGGTGAACTGTTCTTCATACATGCCAGGCTCCAGCTCCAGGCTGGGGTACTTTCCAAACGGAGGGACGATGAGACTGAAGACGAGGGcgatgcacacaaacacagcagGAAGCACGATCTGAAACCAACACAGGACAAGGCTCCGTTTACAACAGGAACTGATATTTGACGTTGAAGATCTACTTCGCTACCAAATGAGGAGGTTCCAAGGTAAACAATTACCCACAATGCCAGTAAAAATATGGTATAAACTTGCACAGTACAATAGATGCAGAGAGGTCAATGTACCTGCTGCACCATTGCTAGATCATGTAATGATGATGAATTAAAATGTAACACTTAACAACTTTGATCAACTTTGATTTTATCTGTAATGCCCTAATGAGTCCAGTTTACCTGAGCGAAGAAGCCTTTCCTGGAGCGCCGGGCATACAGGAAGCGTTTCCATATCAACGCCACAAACTGCTGTCTAATCAGACGCCAGCCTTTGACCTGATACGAGCCTTTACCATCCGAGCCTCCCAGCCAGTCCGTCTCACGAGATTCTGGGgcaggaagaggagaaagggaatgAGCCTCAAGTGTTCGAGGGTTTCCACTAGTtgccacagccacaaagtcgaaATATCGTGAATATTGCTATATTGTCAAAATGAATAACATGTTTCATTTAAGGTTCGGGATAGGCATAAGGTGTATTTGTGTGATTAAAGcgagggttaggtttaaaatcatattttaagaagaaaaattgtagaaataggcagggtttatgactttgtggctgtggtaaataGTGACGACCGTGTTCAAGGAGAAAATGCACAAATATGATGCTTTAAAATGAGATGAGATCCTTTTAGTGAATTAACGGCTAAAACGAAGAGCGCTTCGTTCCAATGGAACGTGAGAGGAGTGAAGTGATGGTTCATGGGTAATAAATGGTACCTGGGTCACCTTCGGAGTCGTTGAAGTCGAAAGCGTCGTCCTCGGTGAAGGGTTTCAGGCAGCTCTGGTGGTCTCCGAACGCGTGTCTGCGGTGCCTACGAGCCGGGATGGTGCCATCTGAATGAAAGACGACACAGAGGAGGTTGAGTCACGGGATAATAACGAGTAACGGAAATGAAGTATTTGCTATAAATGGGTTTTCGATGGGGTAGTATGATAATGTCTCACCAGAGTTGGGAAGTTCAGCAGCGTCCACTCCACTGTCCTCTGCTACTTTCAGGAAAATCTACAAAAATGTATtataaatacgttttttttttttaaataaaagaacCAAAATCAACATACATGCACAATAACTCAATTACAAGAATATAGCATGTAaatatttgaaaaacaaatgtgtaAAATCCAACTGCTTGGTTTATTTGCCGTACCTCTTCCAGGGTGGTGTCTGAGATGCCGTAGCTGGAGATGCCGAGGTCAGACAGGCGGTCGTCGACCTCGTGGAAGAGCTCCACGAAGGCTCCACCTTTGGCCGCCTCGTAGGGCAGAACGTAGGTGAGTTCATGGCCCAGGTCCTCAACCAGCCTGGCAGCGGGGACGTGCTTGAAGATCACATTGGAGATCATGGTTACGTCTGCGAGGAGGATAAGGATCAAGAGGATTATCGTCAGCATCACTATCGTCAGCATCATTATCGTCAGCATCATCGTCGTCATCATGTTATTGTTATCCAAAAAAGGACGAGTGCCAAACGATTTAAATGATCATTTATTGTTCCTTTCTGATCAAATTGAAAAGGGTACAATAAAACGACCCTTTTGTAGGGATCAAGGTGTGCTCGTAAGGCATTTTTCTGACTTACCAATAGTGGTGGCTTCACTCTCAGGTTCACTACCCAGTCCAGCATCAGAGCTGCTCTCAGAAACACTGTCCCCCTGCAGAGAGAAAAACAACACTGGTTAGTCTAACTgagatataaaaaaaaatctctttAGCAAAAGGTGCATTTATCTTTGTCTGATACAGGGCGATTGACTTGGTTATTATGTGACTTAAAGATCAGGGCAGTCTAGCTGTGAGAAGAGTTCAATTTCTGCCATTTCTCACAACTGTGAAGTCTTTAAATCTGCCTTTAAAAGCGAGCCCCGCAGTTTATAGGTGTCGGGATCTGGGGGATTTTCGTCCCTTCATCCCGGATGTATTTCAATCTACCTTTAGGACTGTGAGGGCCTGAGGTTGCGGCTGAGGGAGGCCCACCTTCTTGCTGTAGGAGACAGAGCTGCTGCTGGAGGAGTTCCTACAGGAGCTGAGGGTCAGGTCGAAGTCTCTCTTCACCAGGGTCAGGTAGTAGCCCGTCCCCAGCTGGGTCTTCAGGAACAGGGAGGAGCCCACGCAGCACAGCTTGCCGTGGGAGATGATGGCGATGCGGTCGCCCAAGATGTCCGCCTCGTCCATGTGGTGAGTTGAGAGGATGATGGTGCGGCCTGAGGGGgcgagaggtggggagagagtgcgattgaggggggcagagagaaccAGGGGAGGGTGTGAAGAACCAAGAGGAGGACATTAGATTGGATATAAAGCTAGCCGTTAGCCTATTTACACAATAATTTGCCTGTTTTCCATACACATTTGTTTCAGAGCAATTGTTTGCATAATGACAGTCTCACTCCTCCAGCACAGgggaaatagtaaaaattaaaTGTGCAGTTTGTTACCTGCACGATACTTCAGAAGCAGGTCCCAAATGCCCCGGCGTGCGTAGGGGTCGACTCCAGCAGTGGGTTCATCCAGGATCACGACCTTTGACCCTCCAACGAACGCCAACGCCACTGACAGCTTCCTCTGCATGCCCCCTGAGA carries:
- the LOC110534463 gene encoding phospholipid-transporting ATPase ABCA1 isoform X1, with protein sequence MAVSTQLGLLLWKNFTYRRRQTLQLVIEIIWPLFIFFILISVRMHYPPYEQHECHFPNKAMPSAGTLPWVQGIICNANNPCFRHPTPGETPGLVGNFNDSIISRLFIDAKKILLYSQNDKSFEGYKVLVRALRKLQGNTAGFKLKDFLRDKETLSSFLHRNASLSHHAVQQIVEADLNLEKVLIGGFGVHLRDMCNTTSLEEFVTISDKNVSRLTQDIICKASPDWLNKAQDHFLSNLDFLKPIRKDVKSDPEVVQKVSAATDGLLESLGALAVELASMKSWKEMRNEIHYLTVNATGSPSHMYQAVSRIVCGHPEGGGLKIKSLNWYEDNNYKALFGNHGGNGSDDEPVSAYDNTSTPYCNSMMRSLEASPVSRMIWRALKPLLMGKILYTPDTPATQRIIHEMNKTFQELGILRDLGGMWEEMRPKVWTFMESSDEMHLVRTLLQNNASARFFNDRLAGTEWKAEDVARFLTKTAEDKRPAGSAYTWREVFNETDDAIKTISRFMECVNLDKLEPVANEERLVNKSMGLLDNQKFWAGIVFPDIARSNSSDLPGNVNYKIRMDIDNVERTNKIKDGYWDPGPRADPFEDLRYIWGGFSYLQDVIEQGIVRAVTGSKEKTGVYIQQMPYPCYVDDMFLRVMSRSMPLFMTLAWMYSVALIIKGVVYEKEARLKETMRIMGLDNGILWLSWFISSLIPLLISASLLVVILKMGNLLPYSDPCVVFLFLASFAVVTIMQCFLISTIFSRANLAAACGGIIYFTLYLPYVLCVAWQDYVGFGAKVIVSLLSPVAFGFGCEYFALFEEQGVGIQWSNLLSSPLEEDSYSLTTSICLMLFDSFLYGVMTWYIEAVFPGQYGIPRPWYFPFAKSYWCGEKQGKNIQERKEGNAEAVCIEEEPSHIEPGVYIKNLVKVYSHGNKLAVDGLTLGFYEGQITSFLGHNGAGKTTTMSILTGLFPPTSGTAYILGKDIRSELSAIRQNLGVCPQHNVLFSMLTVEEHIWFYARLKGLSEEKVKAEMEQIVNDIGLPHKRQCRSNTLSGGMQRKLSVALAFVGGSKVVILDEPTAGVDPYARRGIWDLLLKYRAGRTIILSTHHMDEADILGDRIAIISHGKLCCVGSSLFLKTQLGTGYYLTLVKRDFDLTLSSCRNSSSSSSVSYSKKVGLPQPQPQALTVLKGDSVSESSSDAGLGSEPESEATTIDVTMISNVIFKHVPAARLVEDLGHELTYVLPYEAAKGGAFVELFHEVDDRLSDLGISSYGISDTTLEEIFLKVAEDSGVDAAELPNSDGTIPARRHRRHAFGDHQSCLKPFTEDDAFDFNDSEGDPESRETDWLGGSDGKGSYQVKGWRLIRQQFVALIWKRFLYARRSRKGFFAQIVLPAVFVCIALVFSLIVPPFGKYPSLELEPGMYEEQFTFISNDAPEDADTNKLLGALTNYDGFGSLCNSPHAPCNTLDDEWAIPEVPESVRDIFMNGNWSMENPSPLCECSCEGRKKMLPECPAGAGGLPPPQVKISDQGTLQNLTGRNISDYLVKTYAQIIGKSLKNKISVNEFRYGGFSLGARNSQLLPPGDDIDQAISEIRRRFHLERGTAADRFLASLSSFIQGLDTKNNVKIWFNNKGWHSIGSFLNVMNNGILRASLPAGQDSSKYGIRAFNHPLNLTKEQLSQVALMTTSVDVLVSICVIFAMSFVPASFVVFLIQERVNKAKHMQFISGVQPFLYWLSNFIWDMCNYIVPATLVIIIFICFQQDAYVSSTNLPVLALLLLLYGWSITPLMYPASFFFKIPSTAYVVLTSVNILIGINGSVSTFVLELFGSNEIGGINDILKNVFLIFPHFCLGRGLIDMVKNQAMADALERFGENRFRSPLAWDMVGKNLFAMAVQGVVFFTITVLIQYRFCIKARSLRTDQKPIGEEDEDVARERQRILGGGGQSDILELKQLTKVYNRKQKPAVDRLCVGIPPGECFGLLGVNGAGKTSTFKMLTGDSIVTSGEAYLAGKSVLTEINEVHQNMGYCPQFDAINDLLTGREHLEFYAILRGVPEKEVCEVAEWGIRKLGLIKYVDKAAGSYSGGNMRKLSTAMALIGGPPVVFLDEPTTGMDPKARRALWNCILSIVKEGRSVVLTSHSMEECEALCTRMAIMVNGRFRCLGSVQHLKNRFGDGYTIILRVAGPDPDLRPVMEFIEKELPGSTLKEKHRNMLQYQLSSSKTSLARIFSILAKNKEWLHIEDYSVSQTTLDQVFVNFAKDQSDEDHLKDISVHKREAVAVDITQLKSFLTDEKARESCV